A region from the uncultured Stenotrophomonas sp. genome encodes:
- a CDS encoding Tetratricopeptide TPR_2 repeat-containing protein — protein MIGWNAFALLAAITTAPPAVPPSPEQVMAIPAELRQQLQEQVIHDTNASDRRLQRLVEMVFQPRHPEIPSLQYDTTATLTVAETWAQQRANCLSFTLLFVALAREAGLEAHMQEVGQVVGWYQEQGLIYNAGHVNVGLRVDGRRATLDLDQNVLYDRRGPQPISDQRALAHFYNNRGAELMAARDGEGARAHLRMALQMDPHFAPAWNNLGVLETRTGNLDAAARALDNALQEDPMLASALSNASALYHRIGREQQAARLAMRLQRVHARDPFYQFMQGVTAERRGDYAQAVAAYRHAIRLYGNAHQFHFGLARAYFLKGDNRRAMREMARARELGGTDPVRAAYQSKLDSLRRISARHASR, from the coding sequence ATGATCGGTTGGAATGCCTTCGCCCTGCTTGCCGCCATCACCACGGCCCCGCCCGCCGTGCCGCCCTCCCCCGAGCAGGTGATGGCGATTCCCGCCGAACTGCGCCAGCAATTGCAGGAACAGGTGATCCACGACACCAACGCATCCGACAGGCGCCTGCAGCGGCTGGTGGAAATGGTGTTCCAGCCGCGGCACCCGGAGATACCGAGCCTGCAATACGACACCACGGCCACCCTGACCGTGGCCGAAACCTGGGCGCAGCAGCGCGCCAACTGCCTGTCCTTCACCCTGCTGTTCGTCGCGCTGGCGCGCGAGGCCGGGCTGGAGGCGCACATGCAGGAAGTCGGGCAGGTGGTCGGCTGGTACCAGGAACAAGGCCTGATCTACAATGCCGGCCACGTCAACGTCGGCCTGCGCGTGGACGGCCGCCGCGCGACGCTGGACCTGGACCAGAACGTGCTCTACGACCGCCGAGGGCCGCAGCCGATATCCGACCAGCGCGCGCTGGCCCACTTCTACAACAACCGTGGCGCCGAATTGATGGCCGCACGCGACGGCGAAGGCGCGCGCGCCCACCTGCGGATGGCACTGCAGATGGACCCGCACTTCGCGCCGGCGTGGAACAACCTGGGCGTGCTGGAAACCCGCACCGGCAACCTCGATGCGGCCGCCCGCGCCCTCGACAACGCGCTGCAGGAGGACCCGATGCTGGCCTCGGCATTGTCCAACGCCAGCGCGCTGTACCACCGCATCGGCAGGGAGCAGCAGGCCGCGCGGCTGGCCATGCGCCTGCAGCGCGTGCACGCGCGCGATCCGTTCTACCAGTTCATGCAGGGCGTGACGGCCGAGCGCCGCGGCGACTATGCGCAGGCCGTGGCCGCCTACCGCCACGCCATCCGCCTGTACGGCAACGCCCACCAGTTCCACTTCGGGCTGGCGCGGGCCTATTTCCTCAAAGGCGACAACCGTCGCGCGATGCGCGAGATGGCGCGCGCCCGCGAGCTGGGTGGCACCGACCCGGTGCGCGCGGCCTACCAGTCCAAGCTCGACAGCCTGCGCCGCATCAGCGCCCGCCACGCGTCGCGCTGA
- a CDS encoding 2'-5' RNA ligase: MTKFLPSAEAQLSLGFGGDIPTERLFFAVMPDAITAARIAELADGLRGEHGLDGRPLARERLHVTMHHLGDYAGLPPGLLARAQQAAARVRLPAFEVCFDQVGSFSGSRQHPFVLRSEHGAELLHDLHRELARCLQGVGGKPEPAFTPHLTLLYDRCRLPLQPVQPMRWLVREFVLIRSYLGQTRYQLEGRWALG, encoded by the coding sequence ATGACGAAGTTCCTTCCTTCCGCCGAAGCGCAGCTGTCGCTGGGTTTCGGCGGCGACATCCCGACCGAGCGCCTGTTCTTCGCGGTGATGCCCGATGCCATCACTGCTGCGCGCATCGCCGAACTGGCCGATGGCCTGCGTGGGGAACACGGGCTGGACGGCCGGCCGCTGGCACGCGAGCGCCTGCACGTCACCATGCATCATCTGGGCGACTACGCCGGCCTGCCGCCGGGGCTGCTGGCCAGGGCGCAGCAGGCCGCGGCGCGGGTGCGCCTGCCCGCGTTCGAGGTCTGCTTCGACCAGGTGGGCAGCTTCAGTGGCAGCCGCCAGCATCCGTTCGTGCTGCGCAGCGAGCATGGTGCCGAACTGCTGCACGACCTGCACCGGGAGCTGGCGCGTTGCCTGCAGGGCGTTGGCGGCAAGCCGGAGCCGGCGTTCACCCCGCACCTGACCCTGCTCTACGACCGGTGCCGGCTGCCACTGCAACCGGTGCAGCCGATGCGCTGGCTGGTGCGCGAGTTCGTGTTGATCCGCAGCTACCTCGGGCAGACCCGCTACCAGCTGGAAGGGCGCTGGGCGCTGGGTTGA